A section of the Xiphias gladius isolate SHS-SW01 ecotype Sanya breed wild chromosome 8, ASM1685928v1, whole genome shotgun sequence genome encodes:
- the acd gene encoding adrenocortical dysplasia protein homolog, which produces MPRPSRSKLSPWIENLILSYGSQEGNSSSGRLKAHVIGVGQMSQSQAQGAEGPTGLLFLSDGVLQIPAILTASAWEHLQEQEDRECFTSLVNTTVCIQDYRLQFHMALEQIKCRFFLLVGELATTAAGPVKDNTPCFTTLPSVRLKISKTWRALLGQEAQDSQKSQCGFDLSELLGEWQHDFVQAVLEDVQEKLMVASSSPESPQPSTSLLTHPNAFSAPSWDVDRVRYKGVKCFSVPIQCLLIQEEDAQQLQMPPNFGNRTLSGLSAAYEDRKRDLPQDCRPSDTTQPSVDDAEWQIAKPAVAERDCDIHENSPLPVEHCMLYEGMIAQMVDSDIGLLANPWNIFPPPCDTSSSPDVSPEATPTNTLHKPTAAKPKPDHAEILTSTQLPVHSPKESQQTSEHSKGEHSYFPPYQKPLNSAFRPATASSSTSTSVSPPKPFSRPSNLSPSTDDHCTFTAQQNLLALEQENEILEKDIEETIDRKYRNAKRKRSKPIPGALTTLLEEQEEEAHISGNPQSWLFHSQVGSVAKEGSSYKKGQTAGTLLRNAPTVHSNSRLFPFSYQVSLRNLQDFSRIKVAESLLHWAVKYLVVPKDTDNPHNMSVTSERTEVI; this is translated from the coding sequence ATGCCTCGACCTTCTCGAAGCAAACTGTCGCCATGGATAGAGAATCTGATCCTGAGCTATGGCAGTCAGGAGGGGAACAGCAGCAGCGGGCGGCTAAAGGCTCATGTCATCGGGGTGGGTCAGATGTCTCAATCCCAGGCACAGGGCGCTGAGGGCCCTACAGGGCTCCTCTTCCTTTCCGACGGGGTGCTCCAGATCCCTGCCATTCTCACTGCATCAGCCTGGGAACATCTTCAGGAGCAGGAGGACCGCGAGTGTTTCACCAGCCTGGTCAACACCACGGTGTGCATTCAAGACTACCGGTTGCAGTTTCACATGGCCCTCGAACAGATTAAATGCAGATTCTTTTTACTAGTTGGAGAACTGGCTACCACTGCAGCTGGTCCAGTTAAAGACAACACCCCTTGCTTCACGACCCTGCCCTCTGTCAGGCTGAAGATCTCTAAGACATGGAGGGCCCTGTTGGGTCAGGAGGCGCAGGACTCTCAGAAGAGCCAGTGTGGGTTTGATCTGTCAGAGCTGCTGGGGGAGTGGCAGCATGACTTTGTGCAGGCTGTGCTGGAGGATGTTCAGGAGAAGCTGATGGTAGCGAGCAGTAGCCCTGAGAGCCCACAGCCCTCCACCTCATTGCTGACCCACCCGAACGCATTCTCTGCCCCAAGCTGGGATGTTGATAGGGTCAGATATAAGGgagtgaaatgtttcagtgtcCCCATACAGTGTCTTCTCATCCAAGAAGAAGATGCTCAGCAGCTGCAAATGCCACCCAATTTTGGAAACAGGACACTGAGTGGGCTTTCTGCTGCCtatgaggacagaaagagggatTTACCACAAGACTGCAGACCTTCAGACACCACACAGCCTTCTGTTGATGATGCAGAGTGGCAAATAGCCAAGCCAGCAGTTGCAGAGAGAGATTGTGACATCCATGAGAATTCACCTCTTCCTGTAGAGCACTGTATGCTATACGAGGGCATGATTGCACAGATGGTTGACAGTGACATTGGGCTTTTAGCCAACCCTTGGAACATTTTTCCTCCACCATGTGACACTTCCTCATCCCCTGATGTATCCCCAGAAGCAACACCAACAAACACTTTGCACAAGCCCACTGCTGCTAAACCCAAGCCTGATCATGCTGAGATCTTAACTAGCACGCAGCTTCCTGTTCACAGCCCGAAGGAATCCCAGCAGACATCAGAGCACAGCAAAGGAGAACACAGCTACTTCCCGCCTTACCAGAAACCACTAAACTCAGCTTTCCGCCCTGCCACTGCCAGTTCTTCAACTTCAACTTCTGTGAGTCCACCGAAACCCTTTTCCAGACCGTCAAACTTGTCCCCTTCCACAGACGACCACTGCACCTTCACAGCACAACAAAATCTCTTGGCTTTGGAGCAAGAAAATGAGATTTTGGAGAAGGACATTGAGGAGACTATTGATAGAAAATATAGAAatgcaaagagaaagagaagtaaGCCCATACCAGGAGCACTTACCACCTTattggaggagcaggaggaggaagctcACATCAGTGGGAACCCTCAATCTTGGCTCTTCCACTCACAGGTAGGCTCTGTAGCCAAAGAGGGCAGCAGTTACAAAAAGGGTCAAACTGCGGGGACCTTGTTAAGAAATGCTCCCACTGTTCACAGCAATAGCAGGCTGTTCCCTTTTTCTTACCAAGTGTCTTTGCGTAATCTGCAGGATTTCAGTCGAATCAAAGTTGCTGAATCCTTGCTGCACTGGGCAGTGAAGTATCTTGTTGTTCCAAAGGATACAGATAATCCACACAACATGTCAGTAACCTCTGAGAGGACTGAAGTTATTTAA